A genomic segment from Salvelinus alpinus chromosome 8, SLU_Salpinus.1, whole genome shotgun sequence encodes:
- the LOC139583134 gene encoding probable G-protein coupled receptor 132 isoform X1: MNTFYRFQETIQLNDIMHDPSVTQTSVAAINCSTDAPPCTPNYEEDRVPLVVLYSVVLVIGLPANIATVYLTFLQVRRKNVLGIYLLSLSVCDLMYLCTLPMWANYVNAGHQWRWSSMACKVTGYFFFNNMYISIFLLCCVSSDRYVAVVYAVESRGLRRQRLAVAVTVAIVLVVFVGHVPVFTMPEGDAAEGQRRCFEPGKGTSTVTGFNYARFVIGFLFPLVVLVVTNRAILANVQASTGLRQCQKERVRYLAFAVVVLFLVCFAPYHVILLLRAVTFHFTELQKCHFQESLYTPYTISLGLSTFNSAINPILYVLSSDNIRKELRRGLAGLRGRATLRPRSTDSSQHKMHNSKNSSEVAAATQEAEKHGR, encoded by the exons ATGAACACTTTTTACAGATTTCAAGAGACGATACAGCTAAACG ACATCATGCATGACCCGAGTGTGACTCAGACCAGCGTGGCTGCCATCAACTGTAGCACTGATGCTCCCCCGTGCACCCCGAACTACGAAGAGGACCGCGTGCCCCTGGTGGTGCTTTACAGTGTGGTGCTGGTCATCGGGCTGCCTGCCAATATCGCTACTGTCTACCTGACCTTCCTCCAGGTGCGCCGCAAAAATGTCCTGGGCATCTACCTGTTGAGTTTGTCCGTGTGTGACCTCATGTACCTCTGCACCCTGCCCATGTGGGCCAACTACGTGAACGCGGGCCACCAATGGCGCTGGAGCTCAATGGCTTGCAAGGTGACGGGCTACTTCTTCTTCAACAACATGTACATCAGCATCTTCCTGCTGTGCTGCGTCTCCAGTGACAGATACGTGGCCGTGGTCTACGCCGTGGAGTCGCGCGGCCTTCGCCGACAGAGACTGGCGGTTGCAGTTACCGTGGCCATCGTCTTGGTGGTGTTCGTGGGCCACGTGCCGGTGTTTACCATGCCAGAGGGCGATGCGGCAGAGGGGCAGCGGCGCTGCTTCGAGCCAGGCAAGGGCACGTCCACCGTGACGGGTTTCAACTATGCCCGCTTCGTCATTGGCTTCCTGTTCCCCTTGGTTGTGCTGGTGGTTACTAACCGTGCTATCCTGGCCAACGTGCAGGCTAGCACAGGGCTACGGCAGTGCCAGAAGGAGCGGGTGCGCTACTTGGCGTTCGCCGTGGTGGTCCTCTTCCTGGTGTGCTTCGCGCCATACCATGTCATTCTGCTGCTGCGCGCAGTCACCTTCCACTTCACCGAGCTGCAGAAGTGCCATTTCCAGGAAAGCCTCTATACCCCTTACACTATCTCCCTGGGCCTGTCCACCTTCAACAGCGCCATCAACCCCATCCTCTATGTGCTTTCCAGCGACAACATCCGCAAGGAGCTGCGTCGCGGCCTTGCAGGCCTCCGGGGGCGGGCCACCCTGCGGCCACGTTCCACCGACAGCAGCCAGCACAAGATGCACAACTCCAAGAACTCGTCAGAAGTGGCGGCCGCCACACAAGAGGCGGAAAAGCATGGTCGTTGA
- the LOC139583134 gene encoding probable G-protein coupled receptor 132 isoform X2, whose translation MHDPSVTQTSVAAINCSTDAPPCTPNYEEDRVPLVVLYSVVLVIGLPANIATVYLTFLQVRRKNVLGIYLLSLSVCDLMYLCTLPMWANYVNAGHQWRWSSMACKVTGYFFFNNMYISIFLLCCVSSDRYVAVVYAVESRGLRRQRLAVAVTVAIVLVVFVGHVPVFTMPEGDAAEGQRRCFEPGKGTSTVTGFNYARFVIGFLFPLVVLVVTNRAILANVQASTGLRQCQKERVRYLAFAVVVLFLVCFAPYHVILLLRAVTFHFTELQKCHFQESLYTPYTISLGLSTFNSAINPILYVLSSDNIRKELRRGLAGLRGRATLRPRSTDSSQHKMHNSKNSSEVAAATQEAEKHGR comes from the coding sequence ATGCATGACCCGAGTGTGACTCAGACCAGCGTGGCTGCCATCAACTGTAGCACTGATGCTCCCCCGTGCACCCCGAACTACGAAGAGGACCGCGTGCCCCTGGTGGTGCTTTACAGTGTGGTGCTGGTCATCGGGCTGCCTGCCAATATCGCTACTGTCTACCTGACCTTCCTCCAGGTGCGCCGCAAAAATGTCCTGGGCATCTACCTGTTGAGTTTGTCCGTGTGTGACCTCATGTACCTCTGCACCCTGCCCATGTGGGCCAACTACGTGAACGCGGGCCACCAATGGCGCTGGAGCTCAATGGCTTGCAAGGTGACGGGCTACTTCTTCTTCAACAACATGTACATCAGCATCTTCCTGCTGTGCTGCGTCTCCAGTGACAGATACGTGGCCGTGGTCTACGCCGTGGAGTCGCGCGGCCTTCGCCGACAGAGACTGGCGGTTGCAGTTACCGTGGCCATCGTCTTGGTGGTGTTCGTGGGCCACGTGCCGGTGTTTACCATGCCAGAGGGCGATGCGGCAGAGGGGCAGCGGCGCTGCTTCGAGCCAGGCAAGGGCACGTCCACCGTGACGGGTTTCAACTATGCCCGCTTCGTCATTGGCTTCCTGTTCCCCTTGGTTGTGCTGGTGGTTACTAACCGTGCTATCCTGGCCAACGTGCAGGCTAGCACAGGGCTACGGCAGTGCCAGAAGGAGCGGGTGCGCTACTTGGCGTTCGCCGTGGTGGTCCTCTTCCTGGTGTGCTTCGCGCCATACCATGTCATTCTGCTGCTGCGCGCAGTCACCTTCCACTTCACCGAGCTGCAGAAGTGCCATTTCCAGGAAAGCCTCTATACCCCTTACACTATCTCCCTGGGCCTGTCCACCTTCAACAGCGCCATCAACCCCATCCTCTATGTGCTTTCCAGCGACAACATCCGCAAGGAGCTGCGTCGCGGCCTTGCAGGCCTCCGGGGGCGGGCCACCCTGCGGCCACGTTCCACCGACAGCAGCCAGCACAAGATGCACAACTCCAAGAACTCGTCAGAAGTGGCGGCCGCCACACAAGAGGCGGAAAAGCATGGTCGTTGA